A region from the Gossypium hirsutum isolate 1008001.06 chromosome A08, Gossypium_hirsutum_v2.1, whole genome shotgun sequence genome encodes:
- the LOC107909149 gene encoding DNA-directed RNA polymerases II and V subunit 6B isoform X1 produces MADDDYNDMDMGYEDEPPEPEIEEGAEEEVENNNNDDVPVDLVETEEKEDEDANDKISRKTSKYMTKYERARILGTRALQISMNAPVMVELEGETDPLEIAMKELRERKIPFTIRRYLPGGSYEDWGVDELIVEDSWKRQVGGN; encoded by the exons ATGGCGGACGACGATTATAATGACATGGACATGGG ATATGAGGATGAGCCACCAGAGCCTGAGATTGAA GAAGGAGCCGAGGAGGAGGTGGAAAACAATAACAATGACGATGTTCCTGTTGATCTGgttgaaactgaagaaaaagaagACGAAGATGCTAATGACAAAATTAGTCGCAAAACATCAAAGTACATGACCAAATATGAGCGTGCTAGAATCTTGGGTACACGTGCCCTGCAAATCAG CATGAATGCACCAGTAATGGTTGAGCTGGAGGGTGAGACTGACCCGCTTGAG aTTGCCATGAAGGAGCTTCGGGAGCGGAAAATCCCCTTCACCATTCGTCGGTACTTGCCTGGTGGGAG TTATGAAGACTGGGGAGTTGATGAGTTGATTGTGGAAGACTCATGGAAGAGACAAGTGGGAGGCAATTGA
- the LOC107909149 gene encoding DNA-directed RNA polymerases II and V subunit 6B isoform X2 translates to MVFFLDFLVGKGYEDEPPEPEIEEGAEEEVENNNNDDVPVDLVETEEKEDEDANDKISRKTSKYMTKYERARILGTRALQISMNAPVMVELEGETDPLEIAMKELRERKIPFTIRRYLPGGSYEDWGVDELIVEDSWKRQVGGN, encoded by the exons AtggttttttttcttgattttctcgTTGGGAAAGG ATATGAGGATGAGCCACCAGAGCCTGAGATTGAA GAAGGAGCCGAGGAGGAGGTGGAAAACAATAACAATGACGATGTTCCTGTTGATCTGgttgaaactgaagaaaaagaagACGAAGATGCTAATGACAAAATTAGTCGCAAAACATCAAAGTACATGACCAAATATGAGCGTGCTAGAATCTTGGGTACACGTGCCCTGCAAATCAG CATGAATGCACCAGTAATGGTTGAGCTGGAGGGTGAGACTGACCCGCTTGAG aTTGCCATGAAGGAGCTTCGGGAGCGGAAAATCCCCTTCACCATTCGTCGGTACTTGCCTGGTGGGAG TTATGAAGACTGGGGAGTTGATGAGTTGATTGTGGAAGACTCATGGAAGAGACAAGTGGGAGGCAATTGA
- the LOC107909080 gene encoding probable transcriptional regulator SLK2: MAPSRVAAGLTQSSSSSGIFFQGDGQSQVVVNTRLCSPYENSSNSIPGTGHPNLAPVSGDMSIAVLNNVANSGPSVGASSFVKDANLAFSRGPHLQRSASINADSYMRLPASPMSFSSTNINMSGSSGIGGSSIGQHGSHQDPSVQQMQQIQQLQQGTSSASSLPISQTGQVSLTMGPRGPGTFVQDPNILSQVQKKTRVDVKQEDILQQQVLQQLLQRQDSMQLPGRNPQLQALIQQQRLRQQQMLQSMPPLQRAHLQQQMQLRQQLQQQDMQQVASIKRPSDGVCARRLMQYLYHQSQRPSDNTIAYWRKFVAEYYSPRAKKRWCLSLYDNVGSHAHGIFPQAAMDTWQCDICGSKSGRAFEATFEVLPRLNEIKFGSGVIDELLFLDLPRECRFPSGIMMLEYGKAVQESVYEQLRVVRQGQLRIIFTQDLKILSWEFCARRHEELLPRRLVTPQVNQLLQVAQKCQSTICEGGSEGVSQEDLQTNSNMVLTGGRQLVKSLELQSLNDLGFSKRYVRCLQIAEVVNSMKDLMDFCREHKFGPIGGLRNYPKHATAAKLQMQEMEQLANAQGQPTNRNTHNKLMALHPGINNPMGSSNHIAGGGASSGSAQAALALTNHWNLLCRQNSINSSPNSHHQEALSSFNNSVHSPSNFQGSVALLPGSMQSLPVSGLSSPNLAAHQHTASTNDLIKQNHPESSQDNEVLQQQMIHRLLNEMSNNNTGGQQQSLSGHNGTGSEGRNGVCFGSNAPASAVATSNVSGGVAGPAPSQSNSFKAASNSDSSATGGNNVFKRGAPDLLQNHLHFQDDIVPDIAHEFTESGFFNSDLDDEQGYGWKA; this comes from the exons ATGGCACCTTCACGAGTAGCTGCAGGGTTAACTCAATCTTCCTCAAGTTCTggaattttcttccaaggagatGGACAGTCCCAGGTTGTAGTTAACACTCGCTTGTGCTCACCTTATGAGAACTCATCTAATTCAATTCCTGGAACTGGGCATCCTAATCTGGCTCCTGTTTCGGGGGACATGAGCATTGCTGTCTTGAATAATGTGGCGAACTCAGGACCTAGTGTTGGGGCAAGTTCTTTTGTCAAAGATGCAAATTTGGCATTTTCAAGAGGTCCCCATTTGCAGAGAAGTGCTAGCATAAATGCAGATTCATATATGCGCCTGCCAGCATCGCCCATGTCGTTTTCTTCCACCAATATAAACATGTCAGGCTCATCGGGCATTGGTGGATCCTCTATTGGCCAGCATGGCTCACATCAAGACCCCAGCGTCCAACAAATGCAGCAGATTCAGCAGCTGCAGCAGGGGACCTCAAGTGCTTCATCTTTGCCCATTTCACAAACTGGGCAAGTTTCACTTACTATGGGTCCACGAGGCCCAGGGACTTTTGTGCAAGACCCTAATATTCTATCCCAGGTGCAGAAAAAAACTCGAGTAGATGTTAAGCAAGAAGACATTCTGCAGCAGCAGGTGTTGCAACAACTGCTGCAAAGACAGGATTCCATGCAGTTGCCAGGTCGAAACCCTCAATTACAAGCCTTGATCCAGCAGCAGAGACTTAGGCAACAACAAATGTTGCAGTCAATGCCGCCTTTGCAGAGAGCCCACTTGCAGCAACAAATGCAGTTGAGGCAGCAGTTGCAACAACAGGACATGCAGCAAGTAGCCTCAATAAAGCGTCCCTCTGATGGTGTATGTGCTCGCCGGCTAATGCAATACCTATATCATCAAAGCCAAAGGCCATCT GATAATACCATTGCATATTGGAGGAAATTTGTGGCAGAATATTATTCTCCTCGTGCCAAGAAAAGGTGGTGTTTATCTTTGTATGATAATGTTGGGAGTCATGCACATGGCATTTTCCCTCAAGCAGCTATG gatACCTGGCAGTGTGATATTTGTGGGTCTAAATCTGGAAGAGCGTTTG AGGCAACTTTTGAAGTTCTCCCCAGACTTAATGAAATCAAATTTGGGAGCGGAGTGATTGATGAGCTTCTGTTTTTGGATTTGCCTCGTGAATGTAGATTTCCTTCTGGAATAATGATGCTGGAATATGGAAAAGCAGTTCAGGAGAGTGTATACGAGCAGCTTCGTGTTGTTCGTCAGGGCCAGCTTCGTATCATATTCACTCAGGATTTAAAG ATATTGTCCTGGGAGTTTTGTGCACGTAGACATGAAGAACTTTTGCCTCGTCGTTTAGTTACACCTCAG GTAAATCAGTTACTTCAGGTGGCACAAAAATGCCAGAGCACAATTTGCGAAGGTGGATCTGAGGGGGTTTCTCAGGAGGACTTGCAAACGAACAGCAATAT GGTTCTGACTGGTGGACGTCAGCTTGTGAAGAGTTTGGAGTTACAGTCACTGAATGACTTGGGTTTTTCAAAGAGATATGTGAGATGTTTGCAG ATTGCTGAGGTTGTCAATAGCATGAAAGATCTGATGGATTTTTGTCGAGAACACAAGTTTGGGCCAATTG GGGGCTTGAGAAACTATCCTAAACATGCCACTGCAGCCAAGCTCCAAATGCAGGAAATGGAGCAGCTAGCAAATGCTCAGGGTCAGCCAACTAATAGGAATACCCACAACAAACTGATGGCATTGCATCCTGGAATAAACAATCCAATGGGCAGCAGCAATCACATTGCTGGTGGAGGAGCCTCAAGTGGTTCAGCTCAAGCTGCTTTGGCACTTACTAACCACTGGAATCTGCTCTGTAGGCAGAATTCAATTAATTCAAGCCCTAACTCACATCATCAGGAAGCTTTGTCTTCCTTCAATAATTCTGTTCATAGTCCATCAAATTTCCAAGGGTCTGTGGCCTTGTTACCAGGATCGATGCAGTCCCTGCCTGTTAGTGGCCTATCAAGCCCCAATTTAGCAGCTCACCAGCATACAGCCAGCACTAATGACTTAATAAAACAGAACCACCCAGAGTCTTCTCAGGATAACGAGGTTTTACAACAACAAATGATCCACCGGCTACTCAATGAGATGTCTAATAACAATACGGGAGGTCAACAGCAATCCTTGAGTGGGCATAATGGGACTGGAAGTGAGGGAAGAAATGGAGTATGCTTTGGAAGTAATGCCCCTGCTTCTGCTGTAGCTACCTCTAATGTATCAGGAGGTGTTGCAGGCCCTGCACCAAGTCAAAGCAACAGTTTTAAAGCTGCTTCAAACAGCGACTCTTCAGCTACTGGTGGCAACAATGTATTCAAGCGGGGAGCACCAGATTTGCTTCAGAATCATCTCCATTTCCAGGATGATATAGTTCCAGATATAGCTCATGAGTTTACAGAAAGTGGTTTTTTTAACAGTGACCTTGACGATGAGCAAGGTTATGGGTGGAAGGCATAA